A single Pristis pectinata isolate sPriPec2 chromosome 22, sPriPec2.1.pri, whole genome shotgun sequence DNA region contains:
- the LOC127581842 gene encoding gap junction beta-4 protein-like, which translates to MNWGFLQGLLSGVNKYSTGFGRIWLSVVFLFRVMVYVVAAEKVWGDDQRDFECNTKQPGCENVCFDHYFPVSHIRLWALQLIFVSTPSLLVVMHVAYREERERKNKKKHGENCRSLYPDTGKKKGGLWWTYIISLVCKAAIDMGFLYILHNIYENFDLPRLVKCKLDPCPNTVDCFIARPTEKRIFTIFMVVTSGICVLLNISEFLYLVSKRIITDCCKAGRRRHTNHFTKTSMTLLEKSSGATFISGTKPYPANQRPNIALHLNS; encoded by the coding sequence ATGAATTGGGGTTTTCTTCAAGGCCTCCTCAGCGGGGTGAATAAATACTCGACGGGGTTCGGTCGGATATGGTTGTCCGTCGTCTTCCTCTTCCGAGTGATGGTTTATGTGGTCGCAGCAGAAAAAGTCTGGGGTGATGACCAAAGAGACTTTGAGTGCAACACCAAGCAGCCTGGCTGTGAAAATGTCTGCTTTGACCACTACTTCCCAGTCTCGCACATCCGACTGTGGGCTCTCCAGCTGATATTTGTCTCCACTCCATCCCTGTTGGTGGTCATGCATGTAGCTTacagagaagaaagggagaggaagaacaagaagaagcatggtgagaACTGTCGTAGTCTTTACCCAGACACAGGGAAGAAGAAAGGAGGACTGTGGTGGACTTACATAATCAGCCTTGTGTGTAAAGCAGCAATTGATATGGGGTTCCTGTACATACTTCATAACATCTATGAAAACTTTGACTTGCCTCGTCTTGTTAAATGTAAACTAGATCCTTGCCCCAATACCGTTGATTGCTTCATTGCCAGACCCACTGAGAAAAGGATCTTCACTATATTTATGGTTGTTACATCAGGCATCTGTGTTCTCTTAAACATTTCCGAATTTCTGTACCTTGTAAGTAAGAGAATCATAACTGATTGCTGTAAGGCAGGAAGACGACGACACACAAACCATTTCACAAAAACTTCAATGACCTTACTTGAAAAATCATCTGGTGCAACTTTCATTTCAGGGACTAAACCTTACCCTGCAAACCAACGTCCAAACATTGCCCTTCACTTGAATTCATAA